A genomic window from Candidatus Pelagisphaera phototrophica includes:
- a CDS encoding purine-nucleoside phosphorylase: MSEVSGIETDLALARETLESHFGEAPKIGLVLGSGLSNLVDFFENPREASYSELPGFIPSTVEGHKGALVAGKLGGVPVVAMAGRNHLYEGHSAAAVVFPLRALIHWGIDSVVITNAAGGISASLVEGDLMLISDHLNMTGQNPLVGENVDSLGPRFPDMSLAYDPELRGKARRIGLTGGLDLKEGVYASMLGPSYETPAEVEMLGRIGADAVGMSTVPEVIAARHAGARVLGLSCITNLAAGKSKEVLTHDDVKDVANSVKDRMQYLVKELVKAI; this comes from the coding sequence ATGTCGGAAGTATCCGGTATCGAGACGGATCTGGCATTGGCTCGAGAAACCCTTGAATCCCATTTTGGAGAGGCCCCAAAAATAGGTTTGGTGTTGGGTTCTGGGCTTAGCAATTTGGTCGACTTTTTCGAGAACCCTAGAGAAGCTTCGTACAGCGAGCTTCCCGGGTTTATACCTTCAACCGTAGAGGGCCACAAGGGCGCACTCGTTGCGGGAAAGCTCGGAGGAGTTCCTGTCGTCGCAATGGCAGGCCGAAACCATCTCTACGAAGGGCATTCTGCTGCTGCAGTGGTCTTTCCGCTGCGGGCTCTGATCCATTGGGGCATCGATTCAGTCGTGATTACCAACGCGGCTGGCGGGATCTCCGCAAGTCTGGTAGAAGGCGACTTAATGCTAATTTCGGATCACCTTAATATGACGGGGCAAAATCCCTTAGTCGGTGAGAATGTGGATTCATTGGGTCCGCGTTTTCCAGATATGAGCTTAGCCTATGATCCTGAACTCCGAGGCAAAGCTAGGAGGATCGGTTTAACGGGCGGTTTGGATCTGAAGGAAGGGGTATACGCTAGTATGCTAGGACCTTCCTACGAGACACCAGCGGAAGTTGAGATGCTGGGCCGGATCGGGGCAGACGCTGTGGGGATGTCAACCGTTCCGGAAGTGATAGCCGCACGACACGCTGGGGCCAGAGTTCTGGGGCTTTCCTGCATCACAAACCTTGCGGCTGGAAAGTCCAAGGAAGTTCTTACCCATGATGATGTAAAGGATGTGGCCAATAGCGTAAAGGACCGCATGCAGTACCTAGTCAAAGAGCTGGTCAAAGCTATCTAG